A part of Cotesia glomerata isolate CgM1 linkage group LG4, MPM_Cglom_v2.3, whole genome shotgun sequence genomic DNA contains:
- the LOC123264395 gene encoding transmembrane protein 45B-like — protein sequence MESLESALPYVLIGCIFYAFGLKWCCEYAKFWITPKRNEENDPSKSRRVARYCEKLFSVHPIEGSLKLIATALGLVGTMIGGLPDNETVSPKVVHATIYLFFAFSGLVDVLTFYFPRNVTNSLAHLALAQSFFVEGFLFVWASGATNTPNKILAGVVWMTSFTVLLEIIWPDMKILRGFTTILHGGWIAHMVRTYPLEILSPERVALAFSWHIATAFAVTLCIVCVTRGCMPKLPEEPPEIPIYDYCHEPHHDI from the coding sequence ATGGAATCATTAGAATCAGCGCTTCCGTACGTATTaattggctgcattttttacgcCTTCGGCTTGAAGTGGTGCTGCGAGTACGCAAAATTCTGGATCACCCCGAAGCGCAATGAGGAAAACGACCCATCAAAGTCCAGAAGAGTCGCTCGATACTGTGAAAAACTGTTCTCAGTTCATCCAATAGAAGGAAGTCTCAAATTAATCGCCACCGCGCTCGGTCTCGTGGGTACAATGATCGGCGGTCTTCCTGACAACGAAACAGTATCTCCAAAAGTTGTCCACgcgacaatttatttattctttgcATTTTCCGGTCTAGTAGACGTCCTGACGTTTTACTTCCCAAGAAATGTGACCAACAGCCTGGCGCATTTAGCGCTTGCTCAAAGTTTCTTCGTGGAAGGGTTCCTGTTTGTCTGGGCCAGCGGAGCGACGAATACTCCCAACAAAATCCTTGCGGGAGTTGTCTGGATGACTTCATTCACTGTCTTGCTGGAAATAATCTGGCCAGACATGAAGATTCTAAGAGGTTTCACTACTATTCTTCATGGAGGATGGATCGCTCACATGGTCAGGACATATCCTTTAGAAATTTTGTCTCCTGAACGAGTAGCTCTGGCATTTTCTTGGCACATTGCTACTGCTTTTGCTGTGACGCTTTGCATTGTTTGTGTCACTCGAGGATGCATGCCCAAATTACCCGAAGAACCGCCGGAAATTCCTATTTATGATTATTGTCATGAACCTCAtcatgatatttaa